TAATCAAAAGATTGTTATGGATGGGCCTAAAGAGCAGGTTTTAGCAAAGCTACGCAGCAATGATAGTACTGCTGATAGCGCTACCCAGAATGATAATAATGATAAAAACCCTAACAAAACTTCAATCAAAGTCAGTAAGCCAAAGATAAAGGCCATAGCTAAGCAAAGCCTTAATTACTCCTCAACTAGCGACGACTAAATTTATCAACTAGGGCAAGATAATGGATAACTATCAATATAAATCTCATGACCCTAAAATCGGTCGTACTCGGGCTATTATTTGGGGCGCACTGATTGGCATCATCGTATTAGTGGTTTGGGCGTATTTCGCTCAAATTGATCAAGTGACACGGGCTACGGCAACGGTTATTGCTAGTGCTCGTACCCAAGATATTCAAGCGGTAGAGGGCGGGGTATTAACTGAGATAATGGTTAAAGAAGGCGATGAAGTCGCTAAAGGGCAACTACTGGTGACGCTTGAAGAAGAGCGTGCCCAAGCAGCAGTGTCCAATTCTGATTCTAAGATAGCAGCGCTAAAAGCTAGGCTGGCGCGTCTAGAGGCTGAAATATTTGAGCGCCCCTTACGGTTTCCAGATGAAATAAGAGGCTACAGTGAATATGTAGAAAACCAAACCCAACTATACAATAGACGCCGCCAAGCGATTGATCAAGATGTCAACTCTCTACAAAAAATGATGGTATTAGCCAATCAAGAATTGAGTATGAATGAGCCTTTATTAGCTTATGGCGATGTCAGTCAGGCGGATGTCATCAAACTGCGCCGGCAAGTGGCGGAGATTCAAGCGCAAATTACCAATAAGCGTAATAAATACTTTGAAGACGCCCAGACAGAAATGACCAAAGCCCAAGAGGAGTTAGATGTCGAGCTTGAGCAGCTGCGTGACTATTCACAAGTCTTGGAAGAAAAGAATCTGTTTGCACCCACAGAGGGCAAAGTTAACAATATTTTGATTACTACTATCGGCGGGGTGGTCAAACCGGGCGAGATCATCATGAAAATATTGCCTACCAGTAGTGATCTGATCGTCGAAGCTAAAGTCAGTCCAGTAGATATCGCTTATGTCAAAGAAGGGCAGGCGGCCACGGTCAAACTCGATGCTTATGACTACTCTATATTCGGCGCTATGAATGGGACAGTGGTGTACATAAGTCCGGATACTCTATTAGAGGACACGCCCAATGGTGAGGAGTCTTACTACCGCGTCCAAATTAAGATTACTGGCGCTGAATTTGCTGAACGTCGTGACGAGATTGTGATCAAACCGGGTATGACCGCTTCGGTCGATATAAAAGCGCAAGAGCGCTCGGTACTCTCTTATCTCACAAAACCTATTACCAAAACCTTTTCTGAAGGCCTAGGAGAGCGGTAGTCTATCTAGTAATTTTAAATTGATGCAGCAAAGTGGAATGAATAATTTAATCTTGTAGCTAACCTCTTAAGCATTTAAAAACGTCCCTAATTAGGGGCGTTTTTTTATGGAAAATAGCTTTATGACATTAGGGTCGGTTATTTATAAAAACTACCCCTAAACCCCCTTCCTGTTTCATCTCCAAACTGAGTATTTAGCCTCAGAATTTCACACATATTATTTCGTCCATTAGTACGTTTGTACTATTACAAAGATTATACCCACTCTCTACACTAAATAAATAGTTAAGTTTTTTAGAGATAAAAACATCCTAAAAAATGCATTGACTTCGACGATATGAACAATTTATAGAATTTTAAGAATATTTAGATAAGCCTGTAGCACTAAAACATCTAATAAATTTTTATTAATTCGTCTTCAAAACCCCATTAGGAGCCTACTATGAAACAGCTATTTAAGAACACCATGATCATTGCTTTATTACCGACGGCAGTTCTGAGCTTTACCGCTTGTACGGCCACCAACAGCGGGGTTTATAACGAAGGCGATAATCGACGAGTAGATCGTGTGACTTGGACCAATCAAGCCGACATGGATATCAATGCTATGTTGGCAACAGCGGTGGATAGTGATAAAACTCGTTTAGTCTTCATTCGCAAAAGCGATGATGATGCTGAGCAAACCAGCGCCAATATTGCCGTCAATAATAGATTTCAAGTGAGCTTGCATCCGGGTAGTTATAGCGTTGTTGAGTCTTGTGTCGGTACTAATAATCTAAGTGCTCAAGCGACTGGCTTCAAAAACAACAACCTCTCAGCAAACTCAGAAACCTATCAGCTCCAAGGCGGGCAAACCTACTTTATATACGTCGATATGGATGAGCAAGGCAATAGCTCACTAACCCAAGTAACCGATAATAGTGCGCTACAACTATTAGAGAATAAACGCTATCAAACGCATCAAGTCAGCCGAGTGGTACCAAATTGCCCACCACCTGTAGTCGTACGTGCCCCTATCGTAGTTCCACCACCCGTAGTTATCGAGCGAGAAGTTCCTGTATTAGCTGAGCCGGCCACTATTGATCTAGAGGTACTGTTCGATACAGATAAGTCGGTGGTTAAACCAGAATATTTTTCAGAAGTCGCTGAGGTTGCAGATTTTATGAACGAATATTCAAACACTACCACGGTCCTAGAAGGTCATACCGATAGCCGCGCTAGTGATAGTTACAACCAAGCCTTATCACAGCGCCGAGTAGATGCAGTGAGTAATGTGCTAACAAATCAATTTGGAATCATGCCTAATCGTGTAACCGCCATTGGTTATGGAGAGTCGCGTCCAAGAGCAAGCAATGATACTGCAGAAGGTAGACAGCTCAATCGCCGCGTTGTTGCCGTCGTTGAAGAACGTCCAAGCAACTAATCGTAATGAGCTTTACCTTTTATAGCTTATATCACTTATATAACTAATA
This sequence is a window from Psychrobacter jeotgali. Protein-coding genes within it:
- a CDS encoding HlyD family efflux transporter periplasmic adaptor subunit, coding for MDNYQYKSHDPKIGRTRAIIWGALIGIIVLVVWAYFAQIDQVTRATATVIASARTQDIQAVEGGVLTEIMVKEGDEVAKGQLLVTLEEERAQAAVSNSDSKIAALKARLARLEAEIFERPLRFPDEIRGYSEYVENQTQLYNRRRQAIDQDVNSLQKMMVLANQELSMNEPLLAYGDVSQADVIKLRRQVAEIQAQITNKRNKYFEDAQTEMTKAQEELDVELEQLRDYSQVLEEKNLFAPTEGKVNNILITTIGGVVKPGEIIMKILPTSSDLIVEAKVSPVDIAYVKEGQAATVKLDAYDYSIFGAMNGTVVYISPDTLLEDTPNGEESYYRVQIKITGAEFAERRDEIVIKPGMTASVDIKAQERSVLSYLTKPITKTFSEGLGER
- a CDS encoding OmpA family protein is translated as MKQLFKNTMIIALLPTAVLSFTACTATNSGVYNEGDNRRVDRVTWTNQADMDINAMLATAVDSDKTRLVFIRKSDDDAEQTSANIAVNNRFQVSLHPGSYSVVESCVGTNNLSAQATGFKNNNLSANSETYQLQGGQTYFIYVDMDEQGNSSLTQVTDNSALQLLENKRYQTHQVSRVVPNCPPPVVVRAPIVVPPPVVIEREVPVLAEPATIDLEVLFDTDKSVVKPEYFSEVAEVADFMNEYSNTTTVLEGHTDSRASDSYNQALSQRRVDAVSNVLTNQFGIMPNRVTAIGYGESRPRASNDTAEGRQLNRRVVAVVEERPSN